The nucleotide window ATTGCATAACCTGATTCAGTTCCGGTCGGTAAATCCAAAGAGACCTGCCGTTAGTAATAATTTCATGGCGCTCAGGTTCCAGATATTCCCATCTCATTTTTCCTGGATGGCTAAAAGATGCTTTCCCGGACGCTTTTTGAGTATTGTCAATGGCTACAAGCGTTACACTCTGTGTAAACGAGGCCTCAAAGCTTTTGCCGGTATATTTTTTTTCAATGGCGTCTAAAATATCTTCTTTAAGCTTGTCTGTGCCGGTGTTTGCATAGGATGCACATACGGTTGAAAAAACAACAGACCAGACCAGGATAACAGGAAAAACAATCCTGCACATTATTTTGCAGAATAAAACTTTCACTTTATCTGCTTTATAAGGACTATCGAAGAAGTTTTCGAATATCTTTTCGTTTGTCTTCAGCATATATTCTTCTCAGCCTTGGTTTTTCAATTTTTCCAGTGGGATTTCGCGGAACATCTCCAAAAAAAATCTTTCTCAAGTGTTTATATCGGGGCAATTCCTGTTGAAATTCGATAATATCACTTTCACAAAGTATGCACCCGGGCTTAACACTGATGATCCCTGCTGGAATTTCTCCCAAACGCTCATCCGGGATACCGATGACGGCAATATCTTTTATTTTTTTATTTTTAAGGAAAAAATTTTCAATTTCAACAGGAAAAATGTTTTCTCCTCCGTAGATAATCATGTCTTTTTTCCGGTCCACAAGCCATATAAATCCGTTTATATCATATCGTGCAATATCGCCGGTGTGAAGCCAGCCGTCTTTGATTGTCTCTGCTGTTGCCTGGGGGTTCTTATAGTATTCTTTCATCACACCCGGGCCTTTGACAATAAGTTCGCCTGATTCATTGCCGAAAAGCAGATTTCCCTGTTTATCCACAATTTTTGCTTCCCAGTCAAATCCAGGTGATCCAATAGGCCCTATTTTATCGGCATTGTCGATTCCTAAATGAACACACCCAGGACCTGTTGATTCGGTAAGTCCGTAGTTTGTGTCATAATCTTGTCCTGGAAAATATTTTTTCCAGTTTTCAATCAGGCTT belongs to Desulfobacula toluolica Tol2 and includes:
- the lolA gene encoding outer membrane lipoprotein chaperone LolA, translating into MKVLFCKIMCRIVFPVILVWSVVFSTVCASYANTGTDKLKEDILDAIEKKYTGKSFEASFTQSVTLVAIDNTQKASGKASFSHPGKMRWEYLEPERHEIITNGRSLWIYRPELNQVMQSDTASFFKPGSGGDFLSDISLVRKNYIISIKAVTAEYVEIKLISKQETHNFSSIVIRISQKNSEIERVFSYNTYDDTNTLFEFTDIQFKEIDPAIFEFKPPEKSDIIEMD